In one window of Hyalangium gracile DNA:
- a CDS encoding chemotaxis protein CheW, with protein sequence MAETPTTPAEALARRASVQQRLLSLENELTRLRRELVHLGGEHRLPGLFLTVEVAGTQVLLPSDSVQEVVRLVEMQPLPGAPPQVMGAFTYRGVSALAVDLAVLMGVRREPSLDAHLVVCSGSRTVALLVDHVQDIVEAPLLVDRAEGEERSPWDTTGLMAGLCRTADGGLRPLLRTSAILAISEET encoded by the coding sequence ATGGCAGAAACTCCTACAACTCCGGCGGAAGCCCTGGCGCGTCGTGCGTCGGTCCAGCAGCGGCTGCTCTCGCTGGAGAACGAGCTGACGCGCCTGCGGCGTGAACTGGTCCACCTGGGAGGTGAGCACCGGCTCCCCGGGCTCTTCCTCACCGTGGAGGTGGCTGGCACACAAGTGCTGTTGCCCTCCGACTCCGTGCAGGAGGTGGTCCGCCTGGTGGAGATGCAGCCCCTGCCGGGCGCGCCTCCCCAGGTGATGGGGGCCTTCACCTACCGGGGCGTGTCCGCCCTGGCCGTGGATCTGGCGGTGCTGATGGGCGTGCGCCGCGAGCCCTCGCTGGACGCGCACCTGGTGGTCTGCTCCGGCAGCCGGACGGTGGCGCTGCTGGTGGACCACGTCCAGGACATCGTCGAGGCGCCGCTGCTGGTGGATCGGGCCGAGGGCGAGGAGCGCTCCCCGTGGGACACGACGGGCCTGATGGCGGGCCTGTGTCGCACGGCGGATGGCGGGCTGCGGCCGCTGCTGCGCACCTCGGCCATCCTGGCGATCTCGGAGGAGACGTGA